The following coding sequences lie in one Myxococcus xanthus genomic window:
- a CDS encoding HAMP domain-containing sensor histidine kinase, translating to MNTHLLQAAMLAWTPSLRVTRAEGDLSSILRRPAGALLEQPLHEVLGVSPKRARELDARAREDRRAVEFVSANLGGEDACPLRLSLGLDGGEACATVLDLNAVLDGAPPVQISRLSSSLSHEIRNPLSSVKMAVQTLARNTGLNDRDKRRLTIANREIRTMERMLWLLSEYGRDTTPKMDAHPLRGVVQEATEMVAPELAERRVEVRVDEEPDLPRVRVDPTRLRPVLAQVLLNVAMGQTEGSPVEVALRRGGPHQVMMVLHDPAAALPPEENGSLFEPFGSRLARGAGLSLAALRRVMMGVGGDVAARGSAEPGVVLTLTFAT from the coding sequence ATGAACACCCATCTCCTGCAAGCCGCGATGCTCGCCTGGACTCCAAGCCTGCGGGTGACACGCGCCGAAGGCGACCTCTCCAGCATCCTGCGCCGCCCCGCCGGGGCCCTGTTGGAGCAGCCGCTCCACGAGGTCCTCGGCGTGTCGCCCAAGCGCGCCCGTGAGCTGGACGCCCGCGCCCGCGAGGACCGCCGCGCCGTGGAGTTCGTCTCCGCCAACCTCGGCGGCGAGGACGCGTGCCCCCTCCGCCTGTCCCTGGGACTGGACGGCGGCGAGGCCTGTGCCACCGTGTTGGATCTCAATGCCGTGCTGGACGGCGCCCCCCCGGTGCAGATTTCACGGCTGTCCTCCTCGCTCAGCCACGAGATTCGCAACCCCCTCTCCTCGGTGAAGATGGCGGTCCAGACGCTGGCCCGGAACACCGGCCTCAATGACCGGGACAAGCGGCGGCTCACCATCGCCAACCGCGAGATTCGCACCATGGAGCGAATGCTCTGGCTCCTCTCCGAATACGGCCGCGACACCACCCCGAAGATGGACGCCCATCCGCTGCGCGGCGTGGTGCAGGAGGCCACGGAGATGGTGGCCCCCGAGCTGGCCGAGCGGCGCGTGGAGGTCCGCGTGGACGAGGAGCCCGACCTGCCCCGCGTCCGGGTGGACCCGACGCGGCTGCGGCCCGTGCTGGCCCAGGTGCTGCTCAACGTCGCCATGGGCCAGACGGAGGGCAGCCCGGTGGAGGTGGCCCTGCGCCGGGGTGGCCCCCACCAGGTGATGATGGTGCTCCATGACCCCGCCGCCGCCCTGCCACCCGAGGAGAACGGTTCGCTCTTCGAGCCCTTCGGCTCCCGGCTGGCCCGGGGCGCCGGTCTGTCCCTGGCCGCCCTGCGCCGGGTGATGATGGGCGTGGGGGGAGACGTGGCCGCCCGGGGCAGCGCCGAGCCGGGCGTGGTGCTGACGCTGACGTTCGCCACCTGA